From Dechloromonas sp. A34:
CGCTGGCCGGCCGGAATGTCGCCCCACAACTGGCCGCCGCCGGAAAGCAAGAAAAGATTCAGGAACCACGGCGTGACGACGACGCCCAGCCAGTCGCCCTCGTGGCGGATGAAACCGAGCGCCTCGACGGCGAGCGCCGGATTGACGAAGGGCAGGTCATGCATCTGGGTTTGCCAGATCTGGCGGAAGTGGGCTTCGAGAAAGGCCGTCGGGTCGCTGTCGCGGGCAATGGCAGCGCGCACCGGGGGCGGGGCCAGGGCGGGCTTGCGGATGGTCTCGCTCATCTTGCTGGCAAATCCTGGAAATAAGCTTCCGCTGCATAATCGCCTTCCAGCGAGGCGGCCAGCGCGCTCAGCGCCTCCTCGATCAGCGCCAGTTGTTCCGGCTCGACCACTTCCCGGGCCAGGCCCAGGGAAGTCAGGACCCAGGTGCCGACCGGCTGGGCGCCGAGCAGCATCATGTTGATCCGCTCACGGCGCTCGCCGCGTTCGACCCAGGCAAAATCACCTTCGCCCTCCCAGGACACAACCTGCATTGGAATGGACAGGCACATTAGGGGCGCGCCTCGACGACCAGCCCGTGCTCACGCAACTCGGCGACGGTCAGGTCGACCAGTTCAGGCACGCGGACGGCGACCGCCGGGGTTAGTTCCATGCCGAGTGACATCGAAGCCGGCTCGATACCGACGATGACGGTCGCCCGCGGCGCCTTCCCGGTAAATTCCAGGCTGGCCAGGACGTCGGAGAGCCCGATCTGATGCGGCGACAGCTTGGTCTTGAAAAAGACCGGCACGGCATCGCCCTTGATCACGACATGGGTCGCCGGCGGCGAGCCGCTGCGCACGCAATCGACGACGACCAGCAGATCGAGATCTTCCAGTTGTTCGAGCATTTCCATGGCGCAGGTGCCGCCATCGATCACTTCGACATCGGGCGGCAGGAGAAAGGCCTTCTCCAATGCCTCGATGACATGCACCCCAACCCCCTCGTCGGAAAGCAGGGTGTTGCCGATACCGAGAACTACGGTTTTAGTCATTGGATGTTAGGAGTTAGCTGCTAGTTAAAAACAAACTTGGGGCGCCAAGGCGCCCCAAGTTTACTCGATCTTCGATCCTACTAAGCCGCCGTCACCGTGACGACCGGCCGGCTTTCCTGATCGACGACATGCACGGCGCAGGCCAGGCAGGGGTCGAAGGAATGCACCGTGCGCAGCACTTCGAGCGGCTTCTCGGGATCGGCCACCGGGTTGTCGAGCAGGCAGGCCTCGTAGGCGCCGGGCTGATCCTTCTCGTTGCGCGGCGCGGCATTCCAGGTGGTGGGGACGACGCACTGGTAGTTCTTGATCTTGCCGTCCTCGATCACCACCCAGTGCGACAGCACGCCGCGCGGCGCTTCGTGGAAGCCGACGCCGACCTGCTCGCCCTTGGGGAAGGTCGGCTTGTTGAAGGTCTTGAGATCGCCCTTGGCCATGTTGGCGAGCAGCAGATCCCACTGTTTGGCAAGCTCATCCGACTGCACGGCACAGCCGACGGCGCGCGCCGCATGGCGGCCGATGGTCGAGTGCATGGCCTCCAGCCCGACCTTGGTGCCGGCGATCGCCGACACCTTGTCGAGCGCCGCCGTGGCATAGAGCTTGGTCGGCTCGTGGCCGGCGGCCAGCATGTTGAGGACGCGGGCCAACGGGCCGACCTGCATCGGCTTGCCGTAGAAGGTCGGCGACTTCAGCCAGCTGTATTTGCCGTCATCCTGGAAGTCGGTGTAATTCGGCTGGGTCTCGCCCTTGTAGGGATGCAGCGACTTGTCGTTGCCGTCCTTGTAGTCGTACCAGGAGTGCTTTATCGCCTCGGAGACGCCGTCGGTGAAATACTTGTCGTTGAAGTTGGTGATCGGCTTGTAGCTCTCCAGCTTGCCGTCCGCAATATAGCCGCCGGGCAGTGCAAACTGCGTGCCCTTGCCGTCGAGCGGGATGTCCGGCACGCACAGGTAGTCGGTGATGCCGCGGCCGACCGTGGTCCAGTCGGCGTAGAAGGCGCCGATCGCGGCGACGTCGGGCAGATAGACGTTCTTGACGAAATCGTCGAGCTTGCCTATCCATTCCTTGACCGCCAGCAGGCGCTCGATGGTCAGCACCGACTGCGAGTCGACCGACAGCGCGTTGGCGACGCCGCCGACCGCGACGTTCTGGATGTGCGGCGACTTGGAACCGAGCACGGCGACGATCTTGCTGGCGTAGCGCTGCACTTCCAGGGCCTGCAGGTAATGCACGACGGCCATCAGGTTGACCTCAGGCGTCAGCTTCATCGCCGGGTGGCCCCAGTAGCCGTTGGTGAAGATGCCGAGCTGGCCGGTGCCGACGAAGCCGGTCAGCTTTTCCTGCACCTTCTTGAACTCGGCCTTGCTGTTGCCGTTCCAGTTGGACAGGCTTTGCGCCAGCGAGGCGGATTTTTCCGGATCGGCCTTCAGGGCAGAGACCACGTCCACCCAGTCGAGGGCCGAGAGGTGGTAGAAATGCACGATATGGTCATGGATGGCGTGGGCCAGCATGATCATGTTGCGGATGTACTGGGCGTTGACCGGGATTTCCAGCTGCAGCGCATTCTCGACGGCACGCACCGAGGCCATGGCATGGACCGTGGTGCACACGCCGCAGATGCGCTGGGTGATCGCCCAGGCGTCGCGCGGGTCGCGGCCGATCAGGATGTTCTCGACGCCGCGCCACATCTGGCCGGAGGCCCAGGCCTTCTTGACGCGGCCGCCGTCCACTTCGACGTCGACGCGCAGGTGGCCCTCGATGCGGGTGACCGGGTCAATGGTGACTCGTTTGGACATGTTTTTCTCCTATCCCTGAATTCAGTGGGCGGCTTCTTCGCGCGGCAGCACGGGGAAGCGGCGGGTGATGATGATGTAGCCGAGGACCTCGGTGGCGAACATGCCGAGGGTGACCAGCATTTCGGCGATGCTCGGGAAGTAGTTCCAGCCCGGACCGGTGTCGTAACCGATCAGGAAGCCGTTGACGCGCAGGAAGACGCCGCCGAGCATGATCGCGACACCGGCCAGGAACAGCCGGGCCGGATTGCGCCGGGCGTCTGCCGAGCCGATCAGCGCAAAGGGCAGTGCAAAGAGGATCATCTCGATCCAGAAGACCAGCGCTTCCAGGCTCGGACTGAAGGCATGGCCCAGCGCGCCGCGTACGACGAGGTCGGCGATGCGGACTACCAGATAGACGGCCAGGATGCCGAGCATGATCTTGGCCATCGGCTGCAGCAGGTGCACTTCGATCTGCCGGCGGTAGGCCGAGGAGGCGACACAGGATTCGAAGAGCACGACGCCGTAACCGATGACGATGGCGGTCAGCAGGTAGAGCAGCGGCACGACCGGCGTCTGCCACAGCGGATTGACCTGGCTGCCCATGACAACCAGCATGGTGCCCAGCGAGGACTGGTGCATCATCGGCAGCAGGGTGCCGAGGGCGATGAAGAAGAACAGTGCCTTGTTCAACTTCTTCTTGGCATCGCGCAGGCCCCACTTCTCCATGAACACCGGCGAGAACTCGATCCACATCACCAGCACGTAGGCCGTAATGCAGACCGCCACCTCGAACATTACCGAGTTCGGGTTGGCGTAGGTCGGCCACAGGATGTGCCAGAAATTCCAGTAGCGGCCGAGGTCGAAAAGCACCCCGATGCCGGCCAGCGTATAGCCGAACAGGCTGGCCAGCAGCGCCGGCCGGACCAGTGGGTGGTATTCGCCCTTGTTGAAAATGTAGACCAGCATGGCGACCGAGAAACCGCCGCAGGCGAAGGCCGAGCCGATGACGACATCGAAGACGACCCAGATGCCCCACGGGTAACCATCGTTGAGGTTGGTTACGGCGCCCAGTCCGAAGATGAAGCGGGTGATCAGGATGGCGATCATTACAGCGATCAGGATCCCGCAGACGAAAGTGGCAGTGTTGAACAGCTTGCCGCCGACCGGCGCCGGTACTGCATGTTGATGGCTGCTCATCTCATTCCCCTCCTTGCGCCGGTTCGTCGTCGGGCACCACGTTGCGCCGGGCCACCCAGGTCAGCCCGGCGAGCACGGCAATCGGCATGAGCAGGCCGCCATACAGCGTGTGCTGGATGGTTTCCGAGGTCGCGGCCGAGGAGCGCGGCGGCAGATTGGGCATGCCGAGCTTCTCGAAATTGACCGCCGAGAGCTTGAGCACCTGGGTGCCGCCGTACTCGGTTTCGCCATAGACGTGATTGATGTAGTTGCCGACCTGGGCTTCGTAGCCCTGGTCGAGCGGCCCCTTCCATTTGGCGGCATCTTCCGGGGTTTCGCCTTTGGCCGGCAGGCGACCGCGCGGTACCGTTGTCCACGCGCCGGGCTTCAGCGCCAGGCGGCGCTTGGCCTCGGCCAGCAGGTCCTCGGTGCGGCCGAACAGCGTCGCCCCGGTCGGGCAGACCTCGGCGCAGGCCGAGTAGTGGCCGTCCTTGGCGCGGTGCCGGCACAACTCGCACTTGCCGATCTTGCCGGTCGGCGAATCGTACTGGTACTTGGGAATGCCGAACGGGCAGGCGGCGACGCAGTAACGGCAGCCGATGCAGGCATCGGCGTCGTAGCCGACGACGCCGGTCACCGGGTCTTTCTGCATGGCCGAGACCGGGCAGGCCGAAACGCAGGACGGGTCGGCGCAGTGCATGCACGAGGTCTTCATGAAGGAGAAGCCGTTTTCTTCGGCGTCCTTGGCCTGCATCGTGCCGTTGCGGTACATCTTGATCAGGTTGAAGGTGTGGCCCGAGGTGTCGAGCGGGGTGTCCCACAACTTGTCCATGGCCGTGAACTCGGCCGGGTTGTCGTTGGCCCGCTTGCAGGCCGCGACACAGGCCTGACAACCGACGCAGAGGGTTGCGTCGTAGAGCAGGCCGAGGCCTTCCGGCGGGCGTTGCAAGGTGTCGCGGGCGCCGGCCGTTTCCGGGACGACGGCAGCGGCCGCCACGGCCCCACCGGCCAGGCAGCCCTTGAGGAAGTTGCGCCGCGAGTTTTTGTCGGGTGTCATCTCAGACCTCCGTCGATTCGCTGGCCTTGCTGCCGTCCTTCTTGGCCTTCTCCAGTTCCTCGGCCTGGTGCGACAGGCCGAGATTCTTCGTCACCATCACCCCGGCGCCGGCTGCGGCACCGGCTACGGCGGCCAGCACAGCGGCGGCGCCGAGCGAGGCGCCGATGCCCTTTTCCTCGACGATGCGGGGCAGGAAGGCGCTGGGTTCGATATTCTTCATCTTGGACAGGGCGTGGATCGGCTTGGCGAAACCGATGCCCTGCTCGGTGCAGCCGATGCAGGGATGGCCGCAGGCCACCGGCCAGGTGCCGGCGCCGGCGTCGCCGAACATGATGACCGAGCAGTTGGCGTAGGTTTCCGGGCCCTTGCAGCCCAGCTTGTAGAGGCAGTGGCCCTTGCGGTGGCCCTCGTCGCCGAATTCCATGGCGAAGCGGCCGGCGTCGAAGTGGGCGCGGCGCTCGCAGTTTTCGTGGATCAGCCGCGAGTAGGCGAACTTCGGGCGGCCTAGGTGATCGACCGCCGGCAGCGCGCCGAAGGTCAGGAAGTGCACCACCGTCGACAGGAAGTTGTAGGGGTTGGGCGGGCAGCCGGGAATGGTTACCACCGGCTTGCCGAGCACCTGGCCGACGCTGGAGGCGCCGGTCGGATTGGGATCGGTCGATGGCATGCCGCCCCAGGAGGCGCAGGAGCCGATGGCGATCACCGCCGCGGCGTCGGCGGCGCATTCCTTGAGCAATTCGATGGCCGTCTTGCCGCCGATCTTGCAATAGATGCCGCCGTCGCGGGTCGGAATCGCCCCTTCGACGACCAGGATGTACTTGCCCTTGTGTTGCTCCATCGCCGATTTGCGCGCCGCCTCGACCTGATGGCCGGCCGCGGCAAACAGCGTCTCGTGGTAGTCGAGCGAAATGACGTCGAGGATCAGCTTTTCCAGCGTCGGATGCTCGGCGCGCAGCATCGATTCGGTGCACCCGGTGCATTCCTGGAAGTGCAGCCAGATGACGCTCGGCCGCTGTTTGGTCGCCACCGCTTCGGCGACGGCCGCGTCGGCACCCTGCGGTAGGCCCAGGGTGGTCGCCAGGGCGGCGCAGAATTGCAGAAACTCGCGGCGCGTCATCGACAGACGCTCCGCGGCCGCCAGGATGCGCGGATCACTCTCCAGCGAGATCAGTTGTTGCTTGGCCATTTCTCCTCCGTTTTCCTCTGATGTCGGGCGTTGGCCGACCAGGTCTCTCTATTGGGGAGTTGGCGTTTTTTCTAATATTAGCAACTAGCGAGCCAGAAACGATTGTTGTTTATATCCAGCAGCTTAGAGAGATTTCTGGGGAAAAGTGGCGCGTCGGATTGGAATCTGACTTTCCATTTTTGGCAAATAATGGAAAGTTGCTTGCCAGCCTAAGAACTAGGGATTCGGGCTGGCCTGGCGTGCGACCCAGGCCTGGCCCAGGGCCAGGCCGCCATCGTTGGCCGGGCCTGCCGGGCTTCGAGCAGGGTTAGGCCGGCGCTTTCGAGCGGCCGCCGGAGGGCGGCCATCAATATCGCGTTCATCGCGCAGCCGCCGCCGACGGCGATCTGCGTCAGGTTTTCGCGATGAGCGGCGTCAATCAGCCATTCGGCCAGTCCGGCAGCCAGCGTGGCATGGAACTGGGCGGCGCCGAGGGCGGTGTCCTGGCAGGTCAGCAGGCCGGTGAGCAGCGCCGTGAAGTCGAGAACAGCTCCTTTGTCCACTATCTGGTAGCCGCCGGGCAATGGCGCGGTCGGTCCGTGGCGGGCGGCCAGGCCTTCCAGTTCCATCGCCGCCTGGCCTTCGTAGTGCGCCAGGTCGCTGACCCCTAGCAGGCCGGCGGCGGCGTCGAACCAGCGGCCGAGGCTGCTGGTATGCGGGCTGCGCAGCTGGCGCTCGAGCATCAGCAGCAGAGGCGTCGCCTCGCGTTCGGGATAATGCTGTTTCAACCAGCCTCCGACCCGGTAATCCATCCCCGCGCCATGCAGGGCCGATACCGCCATCCGCCAGGGTTCGCGGGCGGCGCGATCGCCGCCGGGCAGGGCCAGGGTTTTCAGGTGGCCGAGGCGCTGGCAGTCGGCCCCCTCGACGCGCAGCAGTTCGCCGCCCCACAGGCCGCCGTCCGGCCCGAGGCCGACGCCGTCGATGGCCAGGCCGAGCACCGGCTCGGCGATCTGGTGTTCGGCGCAGATCGCCGCAATATGGGCATGATGGTGGGCAACCGCCAGCGCCGGGACGCCGAGCTCGGTTGCCAGGCGCAAGGCCAGTTGCGTCGAGGCGTAATCGGGGTGGAGGTCGTGGGCGATCAGTTCGGGCCTGACGTCGAGGATGCTCAGCAGGTGACCGACCGTTTCTTCGAGAAAGCCGATGGCCGCCGCATTGTCGAGGCCGCCGACGTGCTGCGAGAGGAAGGCTTCGCGATCCTTCAGCACGCACACCGTGTTCTTTAGATGGCCGCCCAGCGCCAGCACGCGCGGCCCGCCCCGGGCCAGCGCAATCGGCACCGGCACGTAGCCGCGGGCTCGCCGGATCAGGGCTGGCCCGGCGCGGACCACCGAGTCGTCGCAGCGCACGACAATCTCGCGGTCGTGCACCAGGAAAGCGTCGGCGATACCAGCCAGGCGTTCGAGCGCCTCGTCGTTGGCGATGACCAGCGGTTCGCCATGCGGGTTGGCGCTGGTCATGACCAGCAGTAGGTCGCTGGGGGCCGCGAGCCAGTCGGTGCCGGCCGGCTGGCCGGCGGCTTCGTGCCAGAGCAGGAGGTGGAGCGGCGTCGTCGGCAGCATGGCGCCGAGCCAGGCCAAGCCGGGGGCTACGTCGGGCAGTTCGGCGTCGGCCTTGGAGCACAGTACGATGGGTGCGGCGCTGCTCTGCAACAGGGCCTGTTCCGTCGGGCCGACCTGCGCGAAGTCGACGAGCGAGGCGGCGTTCAGCGCCATCACCGCGAAGGGCTTTTCCTCGCGTTGCTTGCGTTCGCGCAGTTCGGCGACGGCGGCCGCATTGCGGGCATCGCAGGCGAGATGGAATCCGCCCAGCCCCTTGATCGCAACGATGCTGCCGGCGCGCAGCCGGCGCAGGCTTTCAGCGATCGGATCGCCGGCGATGGGGGCGCCGCCCGCATCGAGCAGGCTCAGTTGCGGGCCGCAAGCCGGGCAGCAGGTGGTTTCGGCATGAAACCGGCGGTCGGCCGGCGCCTGGTATTCAGCGGCGCACGGCGCGCACAGCGGAAAGCTCGCCAGGCTGGTTTGCGCCCGGTCGTAAGGAATGCTTCGGCTGACCGTAAAGCGCGGACCGCAGTGCGTACAGGTCGTGAAGGCGTAGCGCCAGCGGCGGTTGTGCGGGGTGCAGAGGTCGGCGATGCAGTCCGGGCAGAGCGCGGCGTCGGGGCCGATGGCGGTCGTCACGTCGCCGGCAATGCTCTCCAGGATGGCGAAGCCCTGCTCACCGACCTCGGTGTCGACCGACTCGATGCCGTCGATGCGGGCCAGCGGCGGTGCTTCCTTGGGCAGGCGGGCGAGAAACTCGCCCAGTCGGTTGCCGCCGATGGCGATGCTGACGCCGGCCCCGTCATTGCGGATCCAGCCGTTCAGTCCGAGTTCGTTGGCCAGGCGCCAGACGTAGGGACGAAAACCGACGCCCTGGACAAGGCCGCGAACGCGGATCTGCCGGCCGGTCATTTTGTCGCCTGCATCTGCTCCATCTGGCGCTCCAGTTCGGCAACCCGTTGCTTCAGCGCGGCGACAGTTTCGGAGCGCTGACCGCGCTGCGCTTCGAGACCGGCTTCAATATACGAGACCCAGGCCGAGAGGCCGTCGCCCTTGGTCGCCGAGACCCGGAAAATGGTCAGGTGCGGATTGACCCGGCGCGCATTGGCTTCGGCCAGGTCGGCGTCGAATTCGAGGTAGGGCAGCAGGTCGCACTTGTTGAGCAGCATGACGTCGGCGGCACGGAACATGTCCGGATACTTGAGTGGCTTGTCCTCGCCTTCGGTGACCGAGAGGATGGCAACCTTGTGGTGCTCGCCGAGATCGAAGGCGGCCGGGCAGACCAGGTTGCCGACGTTCTCGATCAGGAACAGCGAGTCGTCTTCCGGCTTCAGGCGTTGCAGGGCCTGGCCGACCATGTGGCCGTCGAGGTGGCAGCCCTTGCCGGTGTTGATCTGCAAGGCGGCAACGCCGGTGGCGCGGATGCGCTCGGCGTCGTTCGAGGTCTGCTGGTCGCCTTCGACGACGGCGATCGCCACCTTGTCCTTCAAAAGTTCGATGGTCCGGACAAGCAGCGTGGTCTTGCCGGAGCCCGGGCTGGACACCAGGTTCAGAGCGAAGATGCCGCGCTCGTCGAACCAGCGGCGATTGGCGACGGCATAGGTGTTGTTCTTGGCGAGGATGTCCTGCTCGATCTGCACCATGCGCGACTGGCTTATCCCCGGGGCATGGGCGCGGGCCGGGCCGGTACCGTAATCGAGATCGCCGCCGACGCCGTGCTCGTGGTGCGACGCGCCATGGTCGTGAGCATGTTCGCCGGCATGATCGTGGGGGTGGCTGTGTTCGCTGCCATCTGCGTGGGGGTGCGAATGGGCATGCTCGCTGCCATGGTCGTGCGAGTGACTATGCAACGTTCCATCCGCATGAACGTGGGTGTGTTCGTGCCCGCCTTCCTCGATTTTCACTTCTCCTGCTCCACAACCGCAAACCGTACACATCGTCCCGTCTCCTATTCGACTTACTCGATTTCGATTTCCTTGACCCGCATGTCGGTGCCGCCGGTCGGTTGCACCTGGTAGCTGCCGCACCGCGGACAGGCGCCAAAGCTTTCGCTCATCGGCACCGTCTCGGCGCAGGGCATGCACCAGCCGACCCCGGCACATCGATGATTTCCAGGGCGGCGCCCTGGGCGATGCTGCCGTGTGTCACGGCCTCAAAGCAGAATTTCAGCGCCTCCGGTTCGACCGATGAGAGGCGCCCGATTTCCAGAACCACCAGCTTAACCCGCTGTGCATTTTCACGCTGCGCCGTTTCCTCGACCAGTTGCAGCACGCCCTCGGCGAGCGACATTTCATGCATGGTTGAGCTCCACGAGATGCGGCAGGCAGGGGTCGAGGGTCAGGATGGCCCGCTCGAGCGCCAGCCGTGCTTCCTCGGGCGAGGCAAAGTGCTGCCCGGCGAGCAGGGCAGCAAGGGCGGCGGGGTTGGCGAAAAAATCGTCGGTCGGGGCGGTGATCCGGTAATTCAGGATATGCCCGTCGACGACATGGACAGCATGGGTCAGCACGCCCCGTGCCGTCAGCGTCTGACCGACGCCCCAGCCGTCGGCGCCGGCTGCGCTGATCGGGTAGGGCGCGCCGCCGGCCAGTGCCGCTGCCGCCCGATCCGCCTCGGCCAGCCGTGAGCGATAGGCCGCCGCGACCGAAGTCGGCAGATGCATGGCTGGCGGATGATCGAGCGTGCCCTGCCAATAGGCCAGCCAAGGCTCGGGCGCCAAGCGTTGCGGGACTGAACTCTCCGGGGGGGAGCCATCGTTCAACTTTTCCAGGCATTGCCTGCCCAGGCGGTGCACCGTTTCGAGCAGTTTTTGCGTTTCGAGCACCCGGTTCGGGCCGTGCCGCGCTGCCCGCCAGGTGACGAAGGCGTCCTGGGCAGTCGGCAGTCCGAGCGCCGTCGGCCAGTCGAGCAGCAAGCGCCAGAAATTCTCATGCAGCATTTCGGTCCACAACTCGGCGTCGTCGACCGGGCGGCGCGCCTCGCCTTCCGCCGCCGCCACCGCCGCCTGGGCGACGGCGCGCTGGGCGTGGGCGCACAGCGTGTAGAGGTAGGGCACGGTCTTGACCACCGCATCCGGAATCTGGCCGAAGAACAGCCGGGTGACCGGCGGCCGCTGCAGGTCGACCGCGATGTTCTTCAGGACACCCTCGCTGAACAGGGCGCGAACGGTCAGCAGGCCGGCCGAAGTCATCCGCGCAACCCGAGAAAGGCGCGCCGGGTCGGCGCTGCGGCGGCCGCCGGCGGGGCCAGCGGTTCGGCGAACAGGGCATGCGCCGTGGCCAGCGCGGTCAGCTGCGCGGCTTCATGGGTGGCGAATTCAAGGGCCGGCGAGAACAGCGAGCAGAGGTGGTAAGTGCCCAGGCTGTCTTCCTGGGCCACGATGAATTCGTAGTCGCCGGAAGGGAAGCGCCAGTCATGCTTGCTGCAGGCAGCAAGTATCGGCCAGCCGTCTTGCTGTCCGGGCAGAACGAGCAGATTGATCGCCCACGGTGTGATCATCAGGCCGGCCCAGTGACCTTCGCTCATGCGGCGAAAACCGAGCGCCTCGACTTCGAGGGCCCCGTTGCAGATCGGCACGTCGGCCATCCGGGTGCCAGCGATGTTCGCGAAGACGGTCACCAGTTGCGGCGACGGGTCAGCGGTCCAGAACCTCACTCGGTCACCATGAATTTGTGAGGCGGCGCATCGCAGCCTGGGCAACACCAATCCTCCGGCAGATCGGCAAAGGCCGTGCCGGGCGTAATGCCACGCATGTCGTCGCCGATGGCCGGGTCGTACACCCACCAGCAGATGCCGCACTCCAGGCGGTCACCGGGTTTGACGTCGAGAAAGGAACCTTCGAAACGCATTCCTCCAGCCTATACAGGCTCGGCCATCATGTCGAGATATTCGCGCAGGCGCTCCAGCGAATCGCTGAAATCTTCGTCGGCAGCCAGCGCCACGTCGGGCATGCCGACGATTTCGATCGAATTGAGGATCAGCGTGTCCATGCTGTTGAAGTATTGCACCCACCAGACATTCCGCAGTCGCGTGCTGGTGATCCGGCAGTTGCCGTAGCCGCGCGACAGGATCGAGACCTCGCGATGGCCGAGCCAGCCATACAGCGTGTCGAGATCGGCATCGCTGACCGGGAGCAGGGTCAGATTGATGACGTGGGCGGCCGCGCCGGGTTGCCAGGCAGTGGCCTGCAGGCGTATCTCCTCGACCAGCGCCTGGGCGTTCATGCAGCCGGCCGGGTAGTCCGGGGCGGGCAGCTCGCCGGCCGCCGTCTGCAACATGGCTTCGGTCAGCACCGCGGGAATGGTCCCGGTTTCCAGGCGGTCGAGGACGAAGCGGCCGTCGTCGGCCACTTCCAGGACGCGCCACAGGCCGGCAAAAGCCGTCTCCTGGACGCGCCAGTGACGCGGTGCCGTGGTGAAGGCGCTGACTTCGCCGAAGCCGAGCGACTGGTTGATGACCTCGCGCACGTGGGGCGTCAGGGCCAGCAGGTCGAGTCCGGCGCCGCCGGTGAAGCCGGCCTGTGCCAGGTGCTCGCCGAAAGCGGCGAGCAGTTCGCCGGCTGCGGCTACCGCCTCGGGCGCGACATTGTCCGGCAGGCGCGGCGCCGCGAAGGTTTCCATGCGCGGCATGGGCATGTATTCCGGGGCATCGTCGCCCTGCGAGCCGGGGCCCATGGCGACGACCGAAATCGGGAAGGGACGCAGCGTGGACGGGTTCATGCGCAGGCTCCTGAGGTATTTTCGGCGCGGACCGGAATGCCGATCGGCATGGGCTGGGCCGGGCCATCGAGCAGGCGCGCCACTTCGCTCTGATATTCGCGCCAGTCGCGGATGCCGTTCAGGCCGCCGAGATATTGGCCGTCGCGCAGGAAGACGACGGCCGGGGCGCGGGCAACGCCGAATTTCTGCATCAGCCCGGCGGCAGTGTCGGGACCAGCCACCCAACGGGCAACTTCGGTGCCGAGCGGCTTCAGGGCCTCGGGCAGGATGACGCAGGCGTCGAGCACTTCCAGGTTGCGTTGCGGGTCTTCGGTCAGCAGCAGGGCGATCAGGCCGCCCGGAAATTCCTGGTCGTTGCCGACGACCCGCTGAAAACCGTGCTTCTGCTGCAGTCGGCCAATGGCGGTTTCCAGGCGGTCGAGCGAAGTCGGTCCGGGGGCAAGTTGCAGGCTCATGATTGTTCCGTTCGCAAGAATTCGGGGAGTTGGGGTTCGCGGTCGAGGTCGGCGAAGAAGGCCGTGAAATCGGTGGCGCCGTTCTGGGCGGCGTCGAGTGCAGCCAGTGCGGCATCGATCGCCGCGGCGCGTTCGGCCGTAATCACCTCGTGGGCGGCATCGAGGAAAGTCAGCAGCCAGGTGCCGACGGCTTGCCGGCCGACCAGGCTGAGGCCGACCCGCACTTCGCCGTTGCGGCCCTGGCAGCGGGCGAAGTGCTCGCCGCATTCCAGTACCTGAACCGGGATGCCGAGGCACATCAGATCGCCTCCAAATTCAGGAAACGGGCGTCGCCCAGCCGATAGGCCTGGTCGGCCGGCGGTCGTTCGCCTTCGTAGAGCGCCAAGGCCAGCGCCGGGTTGTTGATGCCTTCCGTCTTGCCCTGGCGCACCACCGGTGTCGCACCCCAGCGTTCGAGCCAGCTCAGGGCGAGCTCCAGCGCCGGGGCGATCTGTGCCTTGACCACGTCGCGCAGGCTGCCGCCGTAGTC
This genomic window contains:
- a CDS encoding hydrogenase expression/formation protein; translated protein: MNPSTLRPFPISVVAMGPGSQGDDAPEYMPMPRMETFAAPRLPDNVAPEAVAAAGELLAAFGEHLAQAGFTGGAGLDLLALTPHVREVINQSLGFGEVSAFTTAPRHWRVQETAFAGLWRVLEVADDGRFVLDRLETGTIPAVLTEAMLQTAAGELPAPDYPAGCMNAQALVEEIRLQATAWQPGAAAHVINLTLLPVSDADLDTLYGWLGHREVSILSRGYGNCRITSTRLRNVWWVQYFNSMDTLILNSIEIVGMPDVALAADEDFSDSLERLREYLDMMAEPV
- the hypF gene encoding carbamoyltransferase HypF, with amino-acid sequence MTGRQIRVRGLVQGVGFRPYVWRLANELGLNGWIRNDGAGVSIAIGGNRLGEFLARLPKEAPPLARIDGIESVDTEVGEQGFAILESIAGDVTTAIGPDAALCPDCIADLCTPHNRRWRYAFTTCTHCGPRFTVSRSIPYDRAQTSLASFPLCAPCAAEYQAPADRRFHAETTCCPACGPQLSLLDAGGAPIAGDPIAESLRRLRAGSIVAIKGLGGFHLACDARNAAAVAELRERKQREEKPFAVMALNAASLVDFAQVGPTEQALLQSSAAPIVLCSKADAELPDVAPGLAWLGAMLPTTPLHLLLWHEAAGQPAGTDWLAAPSDLLLVMTSANPHGEPLVIANDEALERLAGIADAFLVHDREIVVRCDDSVVRAGPALIRRARGYVPVPIALARGGPRVLALGGHLKNTVCVLKDREAFLSQHVGGLDNAAAIGFLEETVGHLLSILDVRPELIAHDLHPDYASTQLALRLATELGVPALAVAHHHAHIAAICAEHQIAEPVLGLAIDGVGLGPDGGLWGGELLRVEGADCQRLGHLKTLALPGGDRAAREPWRMAVSALHGAGMDYRVGGWLKQHYPEREATPLLLMLERQLRSPHTSSLGRWFDAAAGLLGVSDLAHYEGQAAMELEGLAARHGPTAPLPGGYQIVDKGAVLDFTALLTGLLTCQDTALGAAQFHATLAAGLAEWLIDAAHRENLTQIAVGGGCAMNAILMAALRRPLESAGLTLLEARQARPTMAAWPWARPGSHARPARIPSS
- the hypB gene encoding hydrogenase nickel incorporation protein HypB, with translation MCTVCGCGAGEVKIEEGGHEHTHVHADGTLHSHSHDHGSEHAHSHPHADGSEHSHPHDHAGEHAHDHGASHHEHGVGGDLDYGTGPARAHAPGISQSRMVQIEQDILAKNNTYAVANRRWFDERGIFALNLVSSPGSGKTTLLVRTIELLKDKVAIAVVEGDQQTSNDAERIRATGVAALQINTGKGCHLDGHMVGQALQRLKPEDDSLFLIENVGNLVCPAAFDLGEHHKVAILSVTEGEDKPLKYPDMFRAADVMLLNKCDLLPYLEFDADLAEANARRVNPHLTIFRVSATKGDGLSAWVSYIEAGLEAQRGQRSETVAALKQRVAELERQMEQMQATK
- the hypC gene encoding HypC/HybG/HupF family hydrogenase formation chaperone; this encodes MCLGIPVQVLECGEHFARCQGRNGEVRVGLSLVGRQAVGTWLLTFLDAAHEVITAERAAAIDAALAALDAAQNGATDFTAFFADLDREPQLPEFLRTEQS
- the hybE gene encoding [NiFe]-hydrogenase assembly chaperone HybE, yielding MRFWTADPSPQLVTVFANIAGTRMADVPICNGALEVEALGFRRMSEGHWAGLMITPWAINLLVLPGQQDGWPILAACSKHDWRFPSGDYEFIVAQEDSLGTYHLCSLFSPALEFATHEAAQLTALATAHALFAEPLAPPAAAAAPTRRAFLGLRG
- a CDS encoding rubredoxin, giving the protein MRFEGSFLDVKPGDRLECGICWWVYDPAIGDDMRGITPGTAFADLPEDWCCPGCDAPPHKFMVTE